A genomic stretch from Neodiprion fabricii isolate iyNeoFabr1 chromosome 3, iyNeoFabr1.1, whole genome shotgun sequence includes:
- the LOC124178085 gene encoding uncharacterized protein KIAA0513 isoform X2, producing MVDVAAALPATNAGGSLMGRTRGALRSMRSALGGGGEYLQGLGSRLGSALSSSLEDSELTTTPSSPSSPPHQGPSPAVKQEADEIRRRKLRLPRFGSGMSYEDYEAMARHKLERQGSATSSRSLKRYPPGMTYEEITSSRNSSGARIVEVAKKREDDNEPRENEESSPESVGPLQEKDIKATGVDPYEKFHYKMGTTIREIFKLDLPCSSGSNSDQDGYGPSTSLDSNMDGRRTWQRSGSSGSCQSWASSLSADSQSEEAAADFMKSFVPLLFETPDSVDQEQKAKFGQMVLTETGRVWFSRVVNARRARACVTEGSFYSLAQHFAVALFECHEADDFAPAKSLMNMCFTFYHEGLFELEVPGLEPYREYLYTHLRVQPIWTSMRFWTAAFFDAVQCERATRPVPPRNKSLAGEAIAADDRRFQANIVFGQLGTFTCNMHAFGLSRNLCLEFLRKQCAIANLSSEQEKMLRDNIERMYDETEPWR from the exons ATGGTCGACGTTGCTGCCGCACTTCCTGCAACCAACGCCGGCGGTTCTTTGATGGGTCGAACCCGGGGCGCCTTGAGGTCAATGCGATCTGCCCTCGGAGGTGGCGGCGAGTATCTTCAGGGTCTAGGAAGCAGGTTAGGATCAGCGCTGAGCAGCAGCCTCGAGGATAGCGAATTGACGACGACGCCATCCTCGCCGTCATCGCCACCGCACCAAGGACCTTCACCAGCTGTGAAACAGGAAGCCGACGAGATCCGGAGGCGGAAGCTGCGGCTCCCGAG GTTTGGATCCGGAATGTCCTACGAGGATTATGAAGCGATGGCGCGACACAAGCTGGAACGACAAGGCAGCGCCACCTCCTCGAGGTCATTGAAGCGTTATCCTCCGGGGATGACGTACGAGGAGATCACATCGTCGAGGAATTCGTCGGGCGCGAGGATCGTCGAGGTGGCGAAAAAGCGCGAGGATGATAACGAGCCGCGGGAGAACGAGGAAAGCTCGCCGGAAAGCGTGGGACCTTTGCAGGAAAAGGATATAAAAGCGACTGGCGTAGATCCTTACGAGAAATTTCACTACAAAATGG GAACAACGATCcgggaaattttcaaattag ATCTGCCGTGCAGCAGCGGATCCAACAGTGATCAAGACGGTTATGGACCAAGTACGAGTTTAGATTCGAACATGGATGGCCGTCGCACCTGGCAGAGATCAG GATCTTCCGGCTCCTGTCAATCATGGGCATCGAGTTTGTCGGCTGACAGTCAATCCGAAGAAGCAGCAGCCGATTTTATGAAGAGCTTTGTTCCGCTGCTTTTCGAAACTCCAGACAGCGTTGATCAGGAACAAAAAGCGAAGTTTGGCCAAATGGTTTTG ACGGAAACGGGACGAGTTTGGTTTTCAAGAGTGGTGAACGCGCGAAGAGCGCGAGCCTGCGTGACTGAGGGTTCGTTTTACTCACTGGCTCAGCATTTTGCTGTCGCATTATTCGAGTGTCACGAGGCCGACGATTTTGCACCGGCAAAGAGTTTGATGAACATGTGTTTCACATTTTATCACGAAGGTCTGTTTGaac TCGAAGTACCGGGTTTAGAACCGTATCGAGAATATCTTTACACTCACCTTCGAGTCCAGCCGATATGGACGTCGATGCGTTTCTGGACAGCGGCATTTTTTGACGCGGTTCAATGCGAAAGAGCGACTCGTCCGGTTCCTCCGAGAAACAAGAGCCTTGCTGGGGAGGCGATCGCAGCCGATGACAGAAGGTTTCAGGCGAATATCGTCTTCGGGCAGTTGGG caCTTTTACATGCAATATGCATGCGTTTGGGTTATCCCGAAATCTGTGCCTCGAGTTTTTGAGAAAACAATGCGCCATCGCCAATTTATCGTCAG agCAAGAGAAAATGCTGAGAGACAATATTGAGAGAATGTACGACGAGACGGAACCTTGGCGATAA
- the LOC124178085 gene encoding uncharacterized protein KIAA0513 isoform X1, producing MVDVAAALPATNAGGSLMGRTRGALRSMRSALGGGGEYLQGLGSRLGSALSSSLEDSELTTTPSSPSSPPHQGPSPAVKQEADEIRRRKLRLPRFGSGMSYEDYEAMARHKLERQGSATSSRSLKRYPPGMTYEEITSSRNSSGARIVEVAKKREDDNEPRENEESSPESVGPLQEKDIKATGVDPYEKFHYKMAGTTIREIFKLDLPCSSGSNSDQDGYGPSTSLDSNMDGRRTWQRSGSSGSCQSWASSLSADSQSEEAAADFMKSFVPLLFETPDSVDQEQKAKFGQMVLTETGRVWFSRVVNARRARACVTEGSFYSLAQHFAVALFECHEADDFAPAKSLMNMCFTFYHEGLFELEVPGLEPYREYLYTHLRVQPIWTSMRFWTAAFFDAVQCERATRPVPPRNKSLAGEAIAADDRRFQANIVFGQLGTFTCNMHAFGLSRNLCLEFLRKQCAIANLSSEQEKMLRDNIERMYDETEPWR from the exons ATGGTCGACGTTGCTGCCGCACTTCCTGCAACCAACGCCGGCGGTTCTTTGATGGGTCGAACCCGGGGCGCCTTGAGGTCAATGCGATCTGCCCTCGGAGGTGGCGGCGAGTATCTTCAGGGTCTAGGAAGCAGGTTAGGATCAGCGCTGAGCAGCAGCCTCGAGGATAGCGAATTGACGACGACGCCATCCTCGCCGTCATCGCCACCGCACCAAGGACCTTCACCAGCTGTGAAACAGGAAGCCGACGAGATCCGGAGGCGGAAGCTGCGGCTCCCGAG GTTTGGATCCGGAATGTCCTACGAGGATTATGAAGCGATGGCGCGACACAAGCTGGAACGACAAGGCAGCGCCACCTCCTCGAGGTCATTGAAGCGTTATCCTCCGGGGATGACGTACGAGGAGATCACATCGTCGAGGAATTCGTCGGGCGCGAGGATCGTCGAGGTGGCGAAAAAGCGCGAGGATGATAACGAGCCGCGGGAGAACGAGGAAAGCTCGCCGGAAAGCGTGGGACCTTTGCAGGAAAAGGATATAAAAGCGACTGGCGTAGATCCTTACGAGAAATTTCACTACAAAATGG CAGGAACAACGATCcgggaaattttcaaattag ATCTGCCGTGCAGCAGCGGATCCAACAGTGATCAAGACGGTTATGGACCAAGTACGAGTTTAGATTCGAACATGGATGGCCGTCGCACCTGGCAGAGATCAG GATCTTCCGGCTCCTGTCAATCATGGGCATCGAGTTTGTCGGCTGACAGTCAATCCGAAGAAGCAGCAGCCGATTTTATGAAGAGCTTTGTTCCGCTGCTTTTCGAAACTCCAGACAGCGTTGATCAGGAACAAAAAGCGAAGTTTGGCCAAATGGTTTTG ACGGAAACGGGACGAGTTTGGTTTTCAAGAGTGGTGAACGCGCGAAGAGCGCGAGCCTGCGTGACTGAGGGTTCGTTTTACTCACTGGCTCAGCATTTTGCTGTCGCATTATTCGAGTGTCACGAGGCCGACGATTTTGCACCGGCAAAGAGTTTGATGAACATGTGTTTCACATTTTATCACGAAGGTCTGTTTGaac TCGAAGTACCGGGTTTAGAACCGTATCGAGAATATCTTTACACTCACCTTCGAGTCCAGCCGATATGGACGTCGATGCGTTTCTGGACAGCGGCATTTTTTGACGCGGTTCAATGCGAAAGAGCGACTCGTCCGGTTCCTCCGAGAAACAAGAGCCTTGCTGGGGAGGCGATCGCAGCCGATGACAGAAGGTTTCAGGCGAATATCGTCTTCGGGCAGTTGGG caCTTTTACATGCAATATGCATGCGTTTGGGTTATCCCGAAATCTGTGCCTCGAGTTTTTGAGAAAACAATGCGCCATCGCCAATTTATCGTCAG agCAAGAGAAAATGCTGAGAGACAATATTGAGAGAATGTACGACGAGACGGAACCTTGGCGATAA
- the LOC124178085 gene encoding uncharacterized protein KIAA0513 isoform X4, translating to MVDVAAALPATNAGGSLMGRTRGALRSMRSALGGGGEYLQGLGSRLGSALSSSLEDSELTTTPSSPSSPPHQGPSPAVKQEADEIRRRKLRLPRFGSGMSYEDYEAMARHKLERQGSATSSRSLKRYPPGMTYEEITSSRNSSGARIVEVAKKREDDNEPRENEESSPESVGPLQEKDIKATGVDPYEKFHYKMDLPCSSGSNSDQDGYGPSTSLDSNMDGRRTWQRSGSSGSCQSWASSLSADSQSEEAAADFMKSFVPLLFETPDSVDQEQKAKFGQMVLTETGRVWFSRVVNARRARACVTEGSFYSLAQHFAVALFECHEADDFAPAKSLMNMCFTFYHEGLFELEVPGLEPYREYLYTHLRVQPIWTSMRFWTAAFFDAVQCERATRPVPPRNKSLAGEAIAADDRRFQANIVFGQLGTFTCNMHAFGLSRNLCLEFLRKQCAIANLSSEQEKMLRDNIERMYDETEPWR from the exons ATGGTCGACGTTGCTGCCGCACTTCCTGCAACCAACGCCGGCGGTTCTTTGATGGGTCGAACCCGGGGCGCCTTGAGGTCAATGCGATCTGCCCTCGGAGGTGGCGGCGAGTATCTTCAGGGTCTAGGAAGCAGGTTAGGATCAGCGCTGAGCAGCAGCCTCGAGGATAGCGAATTGACGACGACGCCATCCTCGCCGTCATCGCCACCGCACCAAGGACCTTCACCAGCTGTGAAACAGGAAGCCGACGAGATCCGGAGGCGGAAGCTGCGGCTCCCGAG GTTTGGATCCGGAATGTCCTACGAGGATTATGAAGCGATGGCGCGACACAAGCTGGAACGACAAGGCAGCGCCACCTCCTCGAGGTCATTGAAGCGTTATCCTCCGGGGATGACGTACGAGGAGATCACATCGTCGAGGAATTCGTCGGGCGCGAGGATCGTCGAGGTGGCGAAAAAGCGCGAGGATGATAACGAGCCGCGGGAGAACGAGGAAAGCTCGCCGGAAAGCGTGGGACCTTTGCAGGAAAAGGATATAAAAGCGACTGGCGTAGATCCTTACGAGAAATTTCACTACAAAATGG ATCTGCCGTGCAGCAGCGGATCCAACAGTGATCAAGACGGTTATGGACCAAGTACGAGTTTAGATTCGAACATGGATGGCCGTCGCACCTGGCAGAGATCAG GATCTTCCGGCTCCTGTCAATCATGGGCATCGAGTTTGTCGGCTGACAGTCAATCCGAAGAAGCAGCAGCCGATTTTATGAAGAGCTTTGTTCCGCTGCTTTTCGAAACTCCAGACAGCGTTGATCAGGAACAAAAAGCGAAGTTTGGCCAAATGGTTTTG ACGGAAACGGGACGAGTTTGGTTTTCAAGAGTGGTGAACGCGCGAAGAGCGCGAGCCTGCGTGACTGAGGGTTCGTTTTACTCACTGGCTCAGCATTTTGCTGTCGCATTATTCGAGTGTCACGAGGCCGACGATTTTGCACCGGCAAAGAGTTTGATGAACATGTGTTTCACATTTTATCACGAAGGTCTGTTTGaac TCGAAGTACCGGGTTTAGAACCGTATCGAGAATATCTTTACACTCACCTTCGAGTCCAGCCGATATGGACGTCGATGCGTTTCTGGACAGCGGCATTTTTTGACGCGGTTCAATGCGAAAGAGCGACTCGTCCGGTTCCTCCGAGAAACAAGAGCCTTGCTGGGGAGGCGATCGCAGCCGATGACAGAAGGTTTCAGGCGAATATCGTCTTCGGGCAGTTGGG caCTTTTACATGCAATATGCATGCGTTTGGGTTATCCCGAAATCTGTGCCTCGAGTTTTTGAGAAAACAATGCGCCATCGCCAATTTATCGTCAG agCAAGAGAAAATGCTGAGAGACAATATTGAGAGAATGTACGACGAGACGGAACCTTGGCGATAA
- the LOC124178085 gene encoding uncharacterized protein KIAA0513 isoform X3, protein MVDVAAALPATNAGGSLMGRTRGALRSMRSALGGGGEYLQGLGSRLGSALSSSLEDSELTTTPSSPSSPPHQGPSPAVKQEADEIRRRKLRLPRFGSGMSYEDYEAMARHKLERQGSATSSRSLKRYPPGMTYEEITSSRNSSGARIVEVAKKREDDNEPRENEESSPESVGPLQEKDIKATGVDPYEKFHYKMAGTTIREIFKLDLPCSSGSNSDQDGYGPSTSLDSNMDGRRTWQRSGSSGSCQSWASSLSADSQSEEAAADFMKSFVPLLFETPDSVDQEQKAKFGQMVLTETGRVWFSRVVNARRARACVTEGSFYSLAQHFAVALFECHEADDFAPAKSLMNMCFTFYHEVEVPGLEPYREYLYTHLRVQPIWTSMRFWTAAFFDAVQCERATRPVPPRNKSLAGEAIAADDRRFQANIVFGQLGTFTCNMHAFGLSRNLCLEFLRKQCAIANLSSEQEKMLRDNIERMYDETEPWR, encoded by the exons ATGGTCGACGTTGCTGCCGCACTTCCTGCAACCAACGCCGGCGGTTCTTTGATGGGTCGAACCCGGGGCGCCTTGAGGTCAATGCGATCTGCCCTCGGAGGTGGCGGCGAGTATCTTCAGGGTCTAGGAAGCAGGTTAGGATCAGCGCTGAGCAGCAGCCTCGAGGATAGCGAATTGACGACGACGCCATCCTCGCCGTCATCGCCACCGCACCAAGGACCTTCACCAGCTGTGAAACAGGAAGCCGACGAGATCCGGAGGCGGAAGCTGCGGCTCCCGAG GTTTGGATCCGGAATGTCCTACGAGGATTATGAAGCGATGGCGCGACACAAGCTGGAACGACAAGGCAGCGCCACCTCCTCGAGGTCATTGAAGCGTTATCCTCCGGGGATGACGTACGAGGAGATCACATCGTCGAGGAATTCGTCGGGCGCGAGGATCGTCGAGGTGGCGAAAAAGCGCGAGGATGATAACGAGCCGCGGGAGAACGAGGAAAGCTCGCCGGAAAGCGTGGGACCTTTGCAGGAAAAGGATATAAAAGCGACTGGCGTAGATCCTTACGAGAAATTTCACTACAAAATGG CAGGAACAACGATCcgggaaattttcaaattag ATCTGCCGTGCAGCAGCGGATCCAACAGTGATCAAGACGGTTATGGACCAAGTACGAGTTTAGATTCGAACATGGATGGCCGTCGCACCTGGCAGAGATCAG GATCTTCCGGCTCCTGTCAATCATGGGCATCGAGTTTGTCGGCTGACAGTCAATCCGAAGAAGCAGCAGCCGATTTTATGAAGAGCTTTGTTCCGCTGCTTTTCGAAACTCCAGACAGCGTTGATCAGGAACAAAAAGCGAAGTTTGGCCAAATGGTTTTG ACGGAAACGGGACGAGTTTGGTTTTCAAGAGTGGTGAACGCGCGAAGAGCGCGAGCCTGCGTGACTGAGGGTTCGTTTTACTCACTGGCTCAGCATTTTGCTGTCGCATTATTCGAGTGTCACGAGGCCGACGATTTTGCACCGGCAAAGAGTTTGATGAACATGTGTTTCACATTTTATCACGAAG TCGAAGTACCGGGTTTAGAACCGTATCGAGAATATCTTTACACTCACCTTCGAGTCCAGCCGATATGGACGTCGATGCGTTTCTGGACAGCGGCATTTTTTGACGCGGTTCAATGCGAAAGAGCGACTCGTCCGGTTCCTCCGAGAAACAAGAGCCTTGCTGGGGAGGCGATCGCAGCCGATGACAGAAGGTTTCAGGCGAATATCGTCTTCGGGCAGTTGGG caCTTTTACATGCAATATGCATGCGTTTGGGTTATCCCGAAATCTGTGCCTCGAGTTTTTGAGAAAACAATGCGCCATCGCCAATTTATCGTCAG agCAAGAGAAAATGCTGAGAGACAATATTGAGAGAATGTACGACGAGACGGAACCTTGGCGATAA